The following is a genomic window from Fundulus heteroclitus isolate FHET01 chromosome 16, MU-UCD_Fhet_4.1, whole genome shotgun sequence.
TTGCCTAGTTTCAGATTTTCCACTTATTAGGCTATTCAGAGCAGCCATTGAGTCAGTACATATTACAGTTCTTAATGGTTGAACTTCTTCGATCCACAGTAATGCTAATATGATAGCTAATACTTCAGTAGTAAATATTGACACATGATTAGATATTCtttttgcaatttttattttaaatgtcgGGATGtatactgctgctgctgttcttccagACTCTGGCTCCTTTGACCCATCTGTATATACCTGTAGAACTGAATAATATTCTTTACTTAAATATTGTTGTACTATTATATCAGTTGATGTATTTTTTCCCcgtttattcattattttttgtatttgtaaatcGATCAGTGGCGTAGGAAATATCCAAGGGGGAATTGCCGATATAGGAACAGTTGGGGCTATTACATAGTCTTTCAATCTCAAGCTGCTTGCCTCTTTCTTTACTACCCATCcaaagctttttatttgtttgtttgtatattCCCAGGAATCCTCAggactttctacagaagcaccatagagagcattgtgaCCAGCTGTCTCACTGTGTGgagtggaggctgcagtgccgccGACTGAAAGAACTTGAGGAGattggtgaggacagcagaagggatcattggggctcctctttcctccatcaaggacatctcatcacagcgctgtgtgtcccgagcccgtaacatcatcaggagCCTCACACctccaccatggactgttctccctgctgccttctgggaagaggttccgcagcatccgctgcaggtcctccaggttctgcaaaagctttttccctgttgccatcagactgaaCTGCTAgggactctgaactgctgaggccgcaaaatggactctgtaccatattcgcataactgcacatttacacatttgcacatatgcttcagactgTTGAACCGCCAAAGCCACAACAtggactctgaactgctgaagccacaaatggactctgtaccacttTCGTATATTacacggttttaataatactctcctggataccgtgaatagcacactgtctatttcccctgcattgtttacattgttacattgttttgacattgtttacatttcattgtttatataaatcgctgctgcatctttatcctgaaaattagtgcaatttactgtgagttttcaagctgtatgcaaacgaaatttcgttctgtacgcactttgtgcatacaaaatgacaaataaagctgtctaagtctaagtctaattcaagatatctcgaatgaattaatgactatctgaaatatccgtttcagatatctacaattaaattacgactagtcaaaatgaccattcaaaatatcttaaatttagttttgactagtcataattccaattaaagatatctcaaatgctACCATagttcaagatatcttaaatgtatttttggataggcgaTATGCAGTTTTGACTAGTGAAAACTAAATTATAGATTTCTTAAAAGCGAATAAtgactagacaaaactaaatttaaaatatcttgaattgtaattttgacaagTAAAAATTCCTTTTGAGATTATTAGATAATtaaagatatcttgaattattcagcttttccatttaagatatcttaaattgacattctgactgGTCAAAATGACGTTACGGATATCTTAAATTAtgaaacggcttgccatacatCATCACACATGAACCGGAGGTGCGCTTTGGTTTTCAGAGgagctaaaggagggtgctgctgtaatagacatcatatacgtatatgatgtctatgggcaCGTCGGCCTAGCGGCCGGCAGCATCCAATGGGTCGTCTACGTAAATGATGTCTATGTATTTAGCACCATTTATCTTTCCCTCTACTCGGGAACTCTGAAAGATTTAGAGAAAGACAAGGTAGATAAAAAGACTAACACTACACTGGAGAAATAATCAAATTTAATAAAGAACTTCCAGTTGCTCTGAATGCTTTACGTGTGCCTCGTTTCACATTTTTGCGCAGATAAGAAAAATTTTTCAACTTGACCTGAATCGACAACTCTTTTGCACTAGAGCACCATCTGGTGGTGAAAACCTAGTATTAAAACACAGGCCTGGCTGTTAAAAAGCAGAACCTACACCCTGACTTGTGACTTTCAGCACATGACATCTGATAGTGTTAAGGAGTCATATATTACCAGCATCACACACTGAACACCAGCGATATAATCCATGCTCCCTTGTGGCTGAGCTTTAAATGCGAGGCTGAGAGCGCAGGCCCTGCTTGCATTGAGGGGCTGATGCAAACTTTCCTTGAACTCACCACAGATCCACTATCTTGTGTGTGCTGTGCATCAGTGTTCATGTGCTGGGAATGAACAGAATCTGAAAACCATCTCCTAAAGATGAAAATTCATCTCAAGTCAGACATCCATCCTTCTATGGCTGATAATCTAAAAGTCTGACAAGTTTCTGTAGCTGGAAGCTCGTCAGATGCTAGATACCTGAAATATTCACATTAAACTTTTCATCACATAAGAAGGACAAACTCCAGTGGATTTTAGTGGGGTTTTATGAGACAGAACTAGACAGAGTTGTTTATTATTGGGAAGTTTTTTCATAACTTCTACAAGCCTTAAAAATAGTTTGTGTTGCAacagaataatttattttcccaGTCCTGGTTATAAGCAGATGTCaagtgaacatttacaaagcattgGCTGTTAGCCCAGATATAAGATAATAAATGTATGGGAATGTTTGACCATCAAGACTGTAGGCCAGACACACTGAAAGTACAAACCAAAAACCCACTGTCAATACCTCAATCAGGCCGTTCATGCTGGAAAACCGTCCGCTGTGCCTGAATGACACAAACAATGCTACGaggaataaaacagttttattcagccagacactgaTCAGTCATCATGTGTGGGAAAAGCAGGCAGATTTCCTGAAATATTCACCaactcaaaatgtaaaaaccagAAAAAGGTCTGAACTAGATGTTTCTCTATCAGGCTGAAAATGCATTACTTAAGTTGAATCCAACACTGAAACCAGTGGGAATAAGAGCACATGGTTTTATTTTGGCCTACACGGATCAAACTGCAGTCCGTTCCTCCCTCGCAGCTTCATTTGACTCTCCTCACTAACGTTCTCCATCACTTCATTCCTCCTTGTCCTCCATCGTCAGCGGTAACCAGGAATCCCTGTGTAACCTCTCGTTCCTCTCCACCTCCTGAGGGCTGGGGGGTGAGGTACCCTGCATGTGTGCCGGGAGGTGTTTGTATTCTTCCTTATTCACGTCATAGTCCTGCATCTTTGAGTCCAGTATCCACCAGCGGCCAATGAAGCCCACGTCCAGGACGCGCTGAGGAAGCTCCCTCCAGGGCACCGACAGGTTGGAGCACCGGGCTTCGTACAGCATGGCGTCCGGGTCGTAGTCAGCGCGGTAGACCAGACAGAGAAGTCCCAGGCTGGCGTAGCGGAGGCAACCTTCGTTACGAAGCTTCACCAGGCCTTGAACGTGGCCGTCAGAGACGCCGTTACGGATCCACGGCGACAGAAGGCCCAGCTGGTTGGAGCGCTCCAGCAGGGCTCCCTCAAAAGACGACTGGTCAGGTTTGGTGTGAGAACAGGCCCAGGCGCCTCCCAGCAGGCTCACGTACACCGATGTCTTTAGAGGCCGCTCCCAAGCACCAACCACCGACTCCCTGCACGCTTCCTTGTAGTCGGACAGCAGGCTGCGGCACCACACAGCTGGAGACAGGGGGAACACATGTAAGGCAAAGCATTGGCTTACACACACTCAATGTTAATGGTGGGGCTTAatctcttatatatatatatatatatatattatatatattgtttaattttcatatggatggacggatggatggatggatgagtctTTGGATATATTAAAGAACCTCAGCAAGCCGTCTTCACCACGTCTAAATGCATGGAGCTGCAGCCAGGTGATTAAGTTACCTGATCTACTTTCAGTGTTAAAGCGCAATTAAACAGATATGGCTGTTGAGTTTATGTGCTTAGCTGCATAAAACACTCAGTTTAGCATTCAGTTCAAATGTTACGTTGCATGAAACAGATTTCTTCTATAACAAAACAGATGAACGCCTGTGTTCTGCAGCCATCGGCTACATGCACGTAAATCCTGCTTAATTCTCTCACGCCGGGATCACAGCTACAGCAACGTTTTACTGCC
Proteins encoded in this region:
- the LOC118556566 gene encoding mitochondrial import inner membrane translocase subunit Tim29-like; the encoded protein is MKVTVFGRKMASVRTARRMFCAAAAPVPGSRWERLKNSKAAVWCRSLLSDYKEACRESVVGAWERPLKTSVYVSLLGGAWACSHTKPDQSSFEGALLERSNQLGLLSPWIRNGVSDGHVQGLVKLRNEGCLRYASLGLLCLVYRADYDPDAMLYEARCSNLSVPWRELPQRVLDVGFIGRWWILDSKMQDYDVNKEEYKHLPAHMQGTSPPSPQEVERNERLHRDSWLPLTMEDKEE